A section of the Methanocaldococcus sp. FS406-22 genome encodes:
- a CDS encoding OB-fold nucleic acid binding domain-containing protein, with protein sequence MKLTEKNITLFALTCFIIISTVWLFLNPIQPKEKHIAEIKEGDYVIIKGYIQEMYVKRDKYRHVINISRIVINDGTGNLDIVAFGKPREDLLNYILSYYPMIKEGDYVEVKGRISVYQGRYQIILNDIGDFKLIEKRNFGRDIYLSPTPTNIYASKYGKKYHTSKNCPYGKRLKEENIIYFYSEEDAKALGYEKCKWCEEHG encoded by the coding sequence ATGAAACTAACTGAGAAAAACATTACATTATTTGCTCTAACTTGTTTTATAATCATCTCCACTGTTTGGCTATTTTTAAATCCAATTCAACCAAAAGAAAAACACATAGCTGAGATAAAAGAAGGAGATTATGTTATTATAAAAGGATATATCCAAGAGATGTATGTTAAAAGGGACAAATATAGACATGTTATTAATATTTCAAGGATAGTTATAAATGATGGTACTGGAAATTTGGATATTGTTGCCTTTGGTAAGCCAAGGGAAGATCTTTTAAATTATATATTAAGCTATTATCCAATGATTAAAGAAGGGGATTATGTTGAAGTTAAAGGAAGAATCTCAGTTTATCAAGGGAGATATCAAATAATTTTAAATGATATTGGAGATTTTAAGCTAATAGAAAAGAGAAACTTTGGGAGAGACATTTATCTATCCCCTACACCAACAAATATCTATGCCTCAAAGTATGGTAAAAAATACCACACATCAAAAAACTGCCCCTATGGAAAAAGATTAAAAGAAGAAAATATAATATATTTTTATTCTGAAGAAGATGCAAAGGCACTTGGCTATGAAAAATGTAAGTGGTGTGAAGAACATGGGTAG
- a CDS encoding ATP-binding protein encodes MRFFDREKEIKEILYIIEREPQRINFIYGPINSGKTALINEIISNRLDKNKYVVFYIDLRGHFLSKYDDFVRVLFNTYSPKKSLFGRLREYIKSLINDSPNSVDIPILPTLTYGVLTGIPIPKNLLNQLLKDKNSDDVFEYLTEVFESINKEGKKPILIIDELQKIGDMKINGYLIYELFNYFVSLTKHKHLCHILCLSSDSLFIEKVYNEAMLEGRCKYLLVDDFDKETSLKFIDFLLEENDIKLSNEDKELIYSYVGGKPMDIKYVIEECKFKDLKEILDYMLKDATQKLDMFLDMLNYSKPKVEIGDEVIEIKKEDVIEALRLFKKNYELDKKDIPVPVYIYLVKKNILFLDPINGILKPQSFLVWNAIKRLL; translated from the coding sequence ATGAGATTTTTTGATAGAGAAAAAGAAATTAAAGAAATTCTTTACATTATAGAAAGAGAACCACAAAGGATTAACTTTATCTACGGTCCCATAAACAGTGGGAAAACTGCTCTAATAAATGAGATAATTAGCAACAGATTAGACAAAAACAAGTATGTTGTTTTTTACATTGATTTGAGGGGGCATTTTTTATCAAAATATGATGATTTCGTTAGAGTTTTGTTTAATACTTACTCGCCAAAAAAATCGTTATTTGGTAGGTTGAGAGAGTATATAAAATCTTTAATAAATGACTCTCCAAATTCGGTTGATATTCCAATTTTACCAACTCTAACTTATGGAGTTTTAACAGGCATTCCAATACCTAAAAATCTATTAAATCAACTCTTAAAAGATAAAAATTCTGATGATGTTTTTGAGTATTTAACTGAGGTTTTTGAAAGTATCAATAAGGAAGGTAAAAAACCAATATTGATTATTGATGAATTGCAAAAAATAGGAGATATGAAAATTAATGGCTATCTTATATATGAACTATTCAATTATTTTGTCTCTTTAACTAAACATAAACATCTCTGCCATATTCTCTGCCTATCTTCTGATAGCCTATTTATTGAAAAGGTTTATAATGAAGCAATGTTAGAAGGAAGATGTAAATATTTATTAGTAGACGATTTTGATAAGGAAACATCTTTAAAATTCATTGATTTTCTATTAGAAGAAAATGATATAAAACTCTCTAATGAAGATAAAGAGTTAATTTACTCTTATGTCGGTGGAAAACCAATGGATATAAAATATGTAATTGAAGAGTGCAAATTTAAAGATTTAAAAGAGATTTTAGATTATATGCTTAAGGATGCTACTCAGAAGTTAGATATGTTTTTGGATATGCTAAATTACTCAAAACCCAAGGTAGAGATTGGAGATGAAGTCATTGAGATTAAAAAAGAGGATGTAATTGAGGCATTGAGATTGTTTAAGAAAAATTATGAACTTGATAAAAAAGATATTCCAGTGCCTGTTTATATTTATTTAGTTAAAAAGAATATATTGTTTTTAGACCCTATTAATGGAATTTTAAAACCTCAGAGTTTTTTAGTTTGGAATGCTATAAAGAGATTGTTATAA
- a CDS encoding ATP-binding protein, which produces MRFFDREKELNYLKTYVQLEPNSILFVYGPKSSGKTTVMLRVIEELSKRDDLVFFYYDLREYATPTKEEFLEIFFEKGDKKYLLNKFEINLKIFKFGVEEKFDFNSIKLNDVFGKMKESIKAVIEDNKKPILIIDELQKLKHIYFNGGKSLLNELFNLFVHLTKVRHLCHVIYLTSDTLFIEEIYQNSTLENTSEYYLIDWLRKGAIKGILKEEGFNEEEINYALNYLSLPYEISQLINNKKLGLSVEETIRQWINIEKDKIKYLIDTTDLDEEEIYKVLSKFKDKIKISYDKEVKKEEMKYIKFLIENEILFYDVINGIIKPTSIKKWYAIREVLK; this is translated from the coding sequence ATGAGATTTTTTGATAGAGAAAAAGAACTTAACTATCTAAAAACCTATGTCCAATTAGAACCAAACTCTATTTTATTCGTTTACGGCCCAAAATCATCTGGAAAAACTACAGTTATGTTAAGAGTTATTGAGGAGTTATCTAAGAGGGATGATTTAGTATTTTTCTATTATGATTTGAGGGAGTATGCTACACCAACAAAAGAGGAGTTCTTAGAAATATTTTTTGAGAAAGGAGATAAAAAGTATCTACTAAATAAATTTGAAATTAACTTAAAGATATTTAAGTTTGGAGTTGAGGAGAAGTTTGATTTTAACAGTATAAAATTAAATGATGTATTTGGCAAGATGAAAGAGAGTATTAAAGCAGTTATAGAAGATAATAAAAAACCAATTTTAATTATAGACGAATTGCAGAAGTTAAAGCATATTTATTTTAACGGAGGTAAGTCCCTATTAAATGAGTTATTTAATCTCTTTGTGCATTTGACTAAAGTAAGACATCTATGCCATGTTATTTATCTAACTTCTGATACCTTATTTATTGAAGAGATATATCAAAACTCTACTTTAGAAAATACTTCCGAATATTATCTAATTGATTGGTTAAGAAAAGGAGCCATAAAGGGGATTTTAAAAGAGGAGGGTTTTAATGAGGAAGAGATTAATTATGCCTTAAATTATCTATCCTTACCTTATGAAATCTCCCAATTAATAAATAATAAAAAATTAGGTTTATCTGTTGAAGAAACAATAAGACAATGGATAAATATCGAGAAGGATAAGATAAAATATTTAATTGATACAACCGATTTAGATGAAGAGGAAATTTATAAAGTTCTATCCAAATTTAAGGATAAAATAAAAATCTCTTATGATAAAGAAGTTAAAAAAGAAGAAATGAAGTATATAAAGTTCTTAATTGAGAATGAAATTTTGTTTTATGATGTGATAAATGGAATAATTAAGCCAACATCTATAAAGAAGTGGTATGCTATAAGAGAGGTTCTGAAATAA